A window of Lytechinus variegatus isolate NC3 chromosome 15, Lvar_3.0, whole genome shotgun sequence contains these coding sequences:
- the LOC121429127 gene encoding serine/threonine-protein phosphatase 6 regulatory ankyrin repeat subunit B-like isoform X3, with amino-acid sequence MVLMWKREVFVVKPHYLDVPQGMSKAAKYLDNLRASMVEEDTENFSPLLTSLRNGHLDEVRNLVSQGANVNQGDARDDAEASWTPLVIAAKTGRVELLKFLIDQGADIRKSVKGLTALHFAAFFGHLDAIKYLISQGAEVNGEGDTGATAIHTAVIYGHLDVIRYLIHHGAKVNKGDNNGVTALHTAAYNGHLDVTKYLIGQGADVNKGNDNGSTALHVAAMNGHLDVTRYLIHQEAKVNKGDNNGVTALHFAASNGHIDVTKCLISQGAEVNNEDNNCWTALHVAAENGHLDIIKYLISQGADVKKGDKNDWTAIQIAAQNSHLDVIKYLISQGADVNKGNDKDVTILQIAAKNGYLEITKYLISNGAEVNKGYNDGMTVLHFAVLNGHLDVVKYLISQGAEVNKEDNDGVTALHITAFYGHLDVIKYLISQGAEVNKGDNKCWTALHIAAQNDHLDVIKYLISQGAEVNKGDNKCWTALHIAAQNDHLDVIKYLISQGAEVNKGNENDVTALYIAAENGHLDITKYLISQGAEVKRENNGVTALHTAAENGHLDVIRYLISQGARVNKGDRNGVSAIHRAAKNGHIDVVEYLISQGARVNKRDNNGATALHTTAFFGRLDVIKYLISQGAEVKQGDDNGLTALHITASFGHLDVTKYLIRQGAEVNKGDNNCWTALHRAAKNGHLDVIIFLISQGAEVNRGDRNGWTALHLAAHDGHLEVIKYLISQGAEVKKGNNVDATALHIAAQNGHLDVIIYLICQGAGVNKRDNDGRTALHIAAKNGHLEVIKCLISQGAEVNKGNDNDVTAIHVAAENGHIDITKYLISQGAEVNKGDDDGLNALHRAAYNGNIDVSKCLIGQGAEVITENNIGATALHIAAQNGHLDVTKYLISEGADVNKGDINGRTSLHLAAHNDHLDVIKYLISQGAEVKRGNNNGVTALHIAAYNGRLEVTKYLISQGAEVNSKNENGWTSLDFAISKNHIDVVQFLMAEGAIVHILREQGVLYVVIPLVNTARPLNATSNTEISDELYYGNLSPEKALVFYPPDNGAETDTEDKSGKLPLRYVEDEAVKKMILSRYFLHQ; translated from the exons ATGGTTCTAATGTGGAAAAGGGAAGTCTTTGTGGTCAAACCACATTATCTAGATGTTCCACAAGGAATGTCTAAGGCGGCCAAATATCTCGATAATCTTAGAGCAAGTATGGTTGAAGAAGATACTGAGAACTTCTCTCCATTACTAACGTCTTTAAGAAATGGTCACCTTGATGAAGTACGAAACCTAGTCAGTCAAGGGGCGAACGTGAATCAGGGTGACGCCCGGGATGATGCTGAAGCTAGCTGGACGCCGTTAGTGATCGCAGCAAAGACCGGCAGAGTGGAGCTGTTGAAATTTCTCATCGATCAAGGGGCTGATATTAGAAAGTCTGTTAAAGGATTGACTGCTTTGCACTTTGCCGCTTTCTTTGGTCATCTTGATGCTATCAAATATCTGATTAGTCAAGGGGCTGAGGTGAACGGGGAAGGCGATACTGGAGCCACTGCAATACATACGGCTGTTATATATGGCCATCTTGATGTCATCAGATATCTTATCCATCATGGAGCGAAGGTGAACAAAGGAGACAACAATGGTGTGACTGCATTACACACTGCTGCTTacaatggtcatcttgatgtcaccaAATATCTGATCGGTCAAGGGGCTGATGTGAATAAAGGAAATGACAATGGTTCGACTGCATTACACGTTGCTGCAatgaatggtcatcttgatgtcaccaGATATTTAATCCACCAGGAAGCCAAGGTGAACAAAGGAGATAACAATGGTGTGACTGCATTACACTTTGCTGCAAGTAATGGTCATATTGATGTCACCAAGTGcctgatcagtcaaggagctgaagtGAATAACGAAGACAACAATTGTTGGACTGCGTTGCACGTTGCTGCtgagaatggtcatcttgatatCATCAAATATCTTATCAGTCAAGGAGCAGATGTGAAGAAAGGAGATAAAAATGATTGGACTGCAATACAAATTGCTGCCCAGAATAGTCATCTTGATGTCATCAAATATCttatcagtcaaggagctgacgTGAATAAAGGAAATGACAAAGACGTGACTATATTACAAATTGCTGCTAAGAATGGCTATCTTGAGAtcaccaaatatctgatcagtaaTGGGGCTGAAGTGAATAAAGGATATAACGATGGTATGACTGTATTACACTTTGCCGTTctgaatggtcatcttgatgtcgtgAAATATTTGATCAGTCAAGGTGCTGAAGTGAATAAAGAAGACAATGATGGCgtgactgcattacacattaCTGCTTTCTATGGTCATTTGGatgtcatcaaatatctgatcagtcaaggggcTGAAGTGAATAAAGGAGATAACAAAtgttggactgcattacacattgctgCTCAGAATGATCATCTTGatgtcatcaaatatctgatcagtcaaggggctgaggtgaataaaggagaTAACAAAtgttggactgcattacacattgctgCTCAGAATGATCATCTTGatgtcatcaaatatctgatcagtcaaggggcTGAG gtgaataaaggaaatgaaaacGATGTGACTGCATTATACATTGCTGCtgagaatggtcatcttgacatcaccaaatatctgatcagtcaaggggctgaggtaaaaagagaaaataatggtgTGACTGCATTGCACACTGCTGCtgagaatggtcatcttgatgtcatcagatatctgatcagtcaaggggcTAGGGTGAATAAAGGAGATAGAAATGGTGTGAGTGCAATACACAGGGCTGCTAAGAATGGTCATATTGATGTTGTcgaatatctgatcagtcaggGGGCTAGGGTGAATAAAAGAGATAACAATGGCGCGACAGCATTACACACTACTGCTTTCTTTGGTCGTCTTGAtgtcataaaatatttgatCAGTCAAGGGGCTGAGGTTAAACAAGGAGATGACAATGGTttgactgcattacacattaCTGCTAGCTTCGGCCATCTTGATGTaaccaaatatctgatcagACAAGGGGCTGAAGTGAATAAAGGAGATAACAATtgttggactgcattacacaggGCTGCtaagaatggtcatcttgatgtcatcATTTTTCTAATCAGTCAAGGGGCCGAAGTGAATAGAGGAGATAGAaatggttggactgcattacacttGGCTGCTCATGATGGTCATCTTGAAGTCATTAAATACCTGATTAGTCAAGGGGCTGAGGTGAAAAAGGGAAACAACGTTGATGcgactgcattacacattgctgCTCAGAACGGTCACCTTGATGTCATCATATACCTTATCTGTCAAGGGGCTGGGGTGAATAAAAGAGATAACGATGGtaggactgcattacacattgctgctaagaatggtcatcttgaggTCATCAAATGTCTTATCAGTCAaggggctgaggtgaataaaggaaaTGACAACGATGTGACTGCAATACATGTTGCTGCTGAGAATGGTCATATTGACAtcaccaaatatctgatcagtcaaggggctgaggtgaataaaggagaTGACGATGGTTTGAATGCACTACACAGAGCTGCTTACAATGGTAATATTGATGTCAGCAAATGTTTGATTGGGCAAGGGGCTGAGGTGATAACGGAAAACAACATTGGTGCGACTGCATTGCACATTGctgctcagaatggtcatcttgacgttaccaaatatctgatcagtgaagGGGCTGATGTGAATAAAGGAGATATCAATGGTAGGACTTCATTACACTTGGCTGCTCATAATGATCATCTTGATGTCATTAAGTACCTGATTAGTCAAGGGGCTGAGGTGAAGAGAGGAAATAACAATGGTGTAACTGCATTACATATTGCTGCTTATAATGGTCGTCTTGAGGTCACCAAATATCTAATCAGTCAAGGAGCCGAAGTGAACTCGAAGAATGAAAACGGTTGGACTTCTTTAGACTTTGCTATTTccaaaaatcatattgatgtcGTTCAATTTCTTATGGCTGAAGGTGCAATTGTCCATATACTTCGTGAGCAGGGAGTCTTATACGTGGTAATTCCCTTGGTCAACACTGCAAGGCCTCTCAATGCCACTTCGAATACCGAG ATTTCAGACGAGTTATACTATGGAAACCTATCACCGGAGAAGGCTTTGGTGTTCTATCCCCCGGACAATGGAGCAGAGACAGATACGGAAGATAAATCAGGCAAACTACCTCTCCGCTATGTCGAGGATGAAGCGGTGAAAAAGATGATCTTGTCGAGGTATTTTCTTCATCAGTAA
- the LOC121429127 gene encoding serine/threonine-protein phosphatase 6 regulatory ankyrin repeat subunit B-like isoform X1, whose protein sequence is MVLMWKREVFVVKPHYLDVPQGMSKAAKYLDNLRASMVEEDTENFSPLLTSLRNGHLDEVRNLVSQGANVNQGDARDDAEASWTPLVIAAKTGRVELLKFLIDQGADIRKSVKGLTALHFAAFFGHLDAIKYLISQGAEVNGEGDTGATAIHTAVIYGHLDVIRYLIHHGAKVNKGDNNGVTALHTAAYNGHLDVTKYLIGQGADVNKGNDNGSTALHVAAMNGHLDVTRYLIHQEAKVNKGDNNGVTALHFAASNGHIDVTKCLISQGAEVNNEDNNCWTALHVAAENGHLDIIKYLISQGADVKKGDKNDWTAIQIAAQNSHLDVIKYLISQGADVNKGNDKDVTILQIAAKNGYLEITKYLISNGAEVNKGYNDGMTVLHFAVLNGHLDVVKYLISQGAEVNKEDNDGVTALHITAFYGHLDVIKYLISQGAEVNKGDNKCWTALHIAAQNDHLDVIKYLISQGAEVNKGDNKCWTALHIAAQNDHLDVIKYLISQGAEVKRENNIGATALHIAAQNGHLDVTTYLISQGAEVNKGANYGSSVLHSAAYSGHLDVVKYLISEGAEVNKGNENDVTALYIAAENGHLDITKYLISQGAEVKRENNGVTALHTAAENGHLDVIRYLISQGARVNKGDRNGVSAIHRAAKNGHIDVVEYLISQGARVNKRDNNGATALHTTAFFGRLDVIKYLISQGAEVKQGDDNGLTALHITASFGHLDVTKYLIRQGAEVNKGDNNCWTALHRAAKNGHLDVIIFLISQGAEVNRGDRNGWTALHLAAHDGHLEVIKYLISQGAEVKKGNNVDATALHIAAQNGHLDVIIYLICQGAGVNKRDNDGRTALHIAAKNGHLEVIKCLISQGAEVNKGNDNDVTAIHVAAENGHIDITKYLISQGAEVNKGDDDGLNALHRAAYNGNIDVSKCLIGQGAEVITENNIGATALHIAAQNGHLDVTKYLISEGADVNKGDINGRTSLHLAAHNDHLDVIKYLISQGAEVKRGNNNGVTALHIAAYNGRLEVTKYLISQGAEVNSKNENGWTSLDFAISKNHIDVVQFLMAEGAIVHILREQGVLYVVIPLVNTARPLNATSNTEISDELYYGNLSPEKALVFYPPDNGAETDTEDKSGKLPLRYVEDEAVKKMILSRYFLHQ, encoded by the exons ATGGTTCTAATGTGGAAAAGGGAAGTCTTTGTGGTCAAACCACATTATCTAGATGTTCCACAAGGAATGTCTAAGGCGGCCAAATATCTCGATAATCTTAGAGCAAGTATGGTTGAAGAAGATACTGAGAACTTCTCTCCATTACTAACGTCTTTAAGAAATGGTCACCTTGATGAAGTACGAAACCTAGTCAGTCAAGGGGCGAACGTGAATCAGGGTGACGCCCGGGATGATGCTGAAGCTAGCTGGACGCCGTTAGTGATCGCAGCAAAGACCGGCAGAGTGGAGCTGTTGAAATTTCTCATCGATCAAGGGGCTGATATTAGAAAGTCTGTTAAAGGATTGACTGCTTTGCACTTTGCCGCTTTCTTTGGTCATCTTGATGCTATCAAATATCTGATTAGTCAAGGGGCTGAGGTGAACGGGGAAGGCGATACTGGAGCCACTGCAATACATACGGCTGTTATATATGGCCATCTTGATGTCATCAGATATCTTATCCATCATGGAGCGAAGGTGAACAAAGGAGACAACAATGGTGTGACTGCATTACACACTGCTGCTTacaatggtcatcttgatgtcaccaAATATCTGATCGGTCAAGGGGCTGATGTGAATAAAGGAAATGACAATGGTTCGACTGCATTACACGTTGCTGCAatgaatggtcatcttgatgtcaccaGATATTTAATCCACCAGGAAGCCAAGGTGAACAAAGGAGATAACAATGGTGTGACTGCATTACACTTTGCTGCAAGTAATGGTCATATTGATGTCACCAAGTGcctgatcagtcaaggagctgaagtGAATAACGAAGACAACAATTGTTGGACTGCGTTGCACGTTGCTGCtgagaatggtcatcttgatatCATCAAATATCTTATCAGTCAAGGAGCAGATGTGAAGAAAGGAGATAAAAATGATTGGACTGCAATACAAATTGCTGCCCAGAATAGTCATCTTGATGTCATCAAATATCttatcagtcaaggagctgacgTGAATAAAGGAAATGACAAAGACGTGACTATATTACAAATTGCTGCTAAGAATGGCTATCTTGAGAtcaccaaatatctgatcagtaaTGGGGCTGAAGTGAATAAAGGATATAACGATGGTATGACTGTATTACACTTTGCCGTTctgaatggtcatcttgatgtcgtgAAATATTTGATCAGTCAAGGTGCTGAAGTGAATAAAGAAGACAATGATGGCgtgactgcattacacattaCTGCTTTCTATGGTCATTTGGatgtcatcaaatatctgatcagtcaaggggcTGAAGTGAATAAAGGAGATAACAAAtgttggactgcattacacattgctgCTCAGAATGATCATCTTGatgtcatcaaatatctgatcagtcaaggggctgaggtgaataaaggagaTAACAAAtgttggactgcattacacattgctgCTCAGAATGATCATCTTGatgtcatcaaatatctgatcagtcaaggggcTGAGGTGAAAAGGGAAAACAACATTGGTGCGACGGCACTACACATTGctgctcagaatggtcatcttgacgtTACCAcatatctgatcagtcaaggggctgaggtgaataaaggagCTAACTATGGTTCGAGTGTATTACACAGTGCTGCTTACAGTGGCCATCTTGATGTCGTCAAATATCTGATTAGTGAaggggctgaggtgaataaaggaaatgaaaacGATGTGACTGCATTATACATTGCTGCtgagaatggtcatcttgacatcaccaaatatctgatcagtcaaggggctgaggtaaaaagagaaaataatggtgTGACTGCATTGCACACTGCTGCtgagaatggtcatcttgatgtcatcagatatctgatcagtcaaggggcTAGGGTGAATAAAGGAGATAGAAATGGTGTGAGTGCAATACACAGGGCTGCTAAGAATGGTCATATTGATGTTGTcgaatatctgatcagtcaggGGGCTAGGGTGAATAAAAGAGATAACAATGGCGCGACAGCATTACACACTACTGCTTTCTTTGGTCGTCTTGAtgtcataaaatatttgatCAGTCAAGGGGCTGAGGTTAAACAAGGAGATGACAATGGTttgactgcattacacattaCTGCTAGCTTCGGCCATCTTGATGTaaccaaatatctgatcagACAAGGGGCTGAAGTGAATAAAGGAGATAACAATtgttggactgcattacacaggGCTGCtaagaatggtcatcttgatgtcatcATTTTTCTAATCAGTCAAGGGGCCGAAGTGAATAGAGGAGATAGAaatggttggactgcattacacttGGCTGCTCATGATGGTCATCTTGAAGTCATTAAATACCTGATTAGTCAAGGGGCTGAGGTGAAAAAGGGAAACAACGTTGATGcgactgcattacacattgctgCTCAGAACGGTCACCTTGATGTCATCATATACCTTATCTGTCAAGGGGCTGGGGTGAATAAAAGAGATAACGATGGtaggactgcattacacattgctgctaagaatggtcatcttgaggTCATCAAATGTCTTATCAGTCAaggggctgaggtgaataaaggaaaTGACAACGATGTGACTGCAATACATGTTGCTGCTGAGAATGGTCATATTGACAtcaccaaatatctgatcagtcaaggggctgaggtgaataaaggagaTGACGATGGTTTGAATGCACTACACAGAGCTGCTTACAATGGTAATATTGATGTCAGCAAATGTTTGATTGGGCAAGGGGCTGAGGTGATAACGGAAAACAACATTGGTGCGACTGCATTGCACATTGctgctcagaatggtcatcttgacgttaccaaatatctgatcagtgaagGGGCTGATGTGAATAAAGGAGATATCAATGGTAGGACTTCATTACACTTGGCTGCTCATAATGATCATCTTGATGTCATTAAGTACCTGATTAGTCAAGGGGCTGAGGTGAAGAGAGGAAATAACAATGGTGTAACTGCATTACATATTGCTGCTTATAATGGTCGTCTTGAGGTCACCAAATATCTAATCAGTCAAGGAGCCGAAGTGAACTCGAAGAATGAAAACGGTTGGACTTCTTTAGACTTTGCTATTTccaaaaatcatattgatgtcGTTCAATTTCTTATGGCTGAAGGTGCAATTGTCCATATACTTCGTGAGCAGGGAGTCTTATACGTGGTAATTCCCTTGGTCAACACTGCAAGGCCTCTCAATGCCACTTCGAATACCGAG ATTTCAGACGAGTTATACTATGGAAACCTATCACCGGAGAAGGCTTTGGTGTTCTATCCCCCGGACAATGGAGCAGAGACAGATACGGAAGATAAATCAGGCAAACTACCTCTCCGCTATGTCGAGGATGAAGCGGTGAAAAAGATGATCTTGTCGAGGTATTTTCTTCATCAGTAA
- the LOC121429127 gene encoding serine/threonine-protein phosphatase 6 regulatory ankyrin repeat subunit B-like isoform X2, with protein sequence MVLMWKREVFVVKPHYLDVPQGMSKAAKYLDNLRASMVEEDTENFSPLLTSLRNGHLDEVRNLVSQGANVNQGDARDDAEASWTPLVIAAKTGRVELLKFLIDQGADIRKSVKGLTALHFAAFFGHLDAIKYLISQGAEVNGEGDTGATAIHTAVIYGHLDVIRYLIHHGAKVNKGDNNGVTALHTAAYNGHLDVTKYLIGQGADVNKGNDNGSTALHVAAMNGHLDVTRYLIHQEAKVNKGDNNGVTALHFAASNGHIDVTKCLISQGAEVNNEDNNCWTALHVAAENGHLDIIKYLISQGADVKKGDKNDWTAIQIAAQNSHLDVIKYLISQGADVNKGNDKDVTILQIAAKNGYLEITKYLISNGAEVNKGYNDGMTVLHFAVLNGHLDVVKYLISQGAEVNKEDNDGVTALHITAFYGHLDVIKYLISQGAEVNKGDNKCWTALHIAAQNDHLDVIKYLISQGAEVNKGDNKCWTALHIAAQNDHLDVIKYLISQGAEVNKGANYGSSVLHSAAYSGHLDVVKYLISEGAEVNKGNENDVTALYIAAENGHLDITKYLISQGAEVKRENNGVTALHTAAENGHLDVIRYLISQGARVNKGDRNGVSAIHRAAKNGHIDVVEYLISQGARVNKRDNNGATALHTTAFFGRLDVIKYLISQGAEVKQGDDNGLTALHITASFGHLDVTKYLIRQGAEVNKGDNNCWTALHRAAKNGHLDVIIFLISQGAEVNRGDRNGWTALHLAAHDGHLEVIKYLISQGAEVKKGNNVDATALHIAAQNGHLDVIIYLICQGAGVNKRDNDGRTALHIAAKNGHLEVIKCLISQGAEVNKGNDNDVTAIHVAAENGHIDITKYLISQGAEVNKGDDDGLNALHRAAYNGNIDVSKCLIGQGAEVITENNIGATALHIAAQNGHLDVTKYLISEGADVNKGDINGRTSLHLAAHNDHLDVIKYLISQGAEVKRGNNNGVTALHIAAYNGRLEVTKYLISQGAEVNSKNENGWTSLDFAISKNHIDVVQFLMAEGAIVHILREQGVLYVVIPLVNTARPLNATSNTEISDELYYGNLSPEKALVFYPPDNGAETDTEDKSGKLPLRYVEDEAVKKMILSRYFLHQ encoded by the exons ATGGTTCTAATGTGGAAAAGGGAAGTCTTTGTGGTCAAACCACATTATCTAGATGTTCCACAAGGAATGTCTAAGGCGGCCAAATATCTCGATAATCTTAGAGCAAGTATGGTTGAAGAAGATACTGAGAACTTCTCTCCATTACTAACGTCTTTAAGAAATGGTCACCTTGATGAAGTACGAAACCTAGTCAGTCAAGGGGCGAACGTGAATCAGGGTGACGCCCGGGATGATGCTGAAGCTAGCTGGACGCCGTTAGTGATCGCAGCAAAGACCGGCAGAGTGGAGCTGTTGAAATTTCTCATCGATCAAGGGGCTGATATTAGAAAGTCTGTTAAAGGATTGACTGCTTTGCACTTTGCCGCTTTCTTTGGTCATCTTGATGCTATCAAATATCTGATTAGTCAAGGGGCTGAGGTGAACGGGGAAGGCGATACTGGAGCCACTGCAATACATACGGCTGTTATATATGGCCATCTTGATGTCATCAGATATCTTATCCATCATGGAGCGAAGGTGAACAAAGGAGACAACAATGGTGTGACTGCATTACACACTGCTGCTTacaatggtcatcttgatgtcaccaAATATCTGATCGGTCAAGGGGCTGATGTGAATAAAGGAAATGACAATGGTTCGACTGCATTACACGTTGCTGCAatgaatggtcatcttgatgtcaccaGATATTTAATCCACCAGGAAGCCAAGGTGAACAAAGGAGATAACAATGGTGTGACTGCATTACACTTTGCTGCAAGTAATGGTCATATTGATGTCACCAAGTGcctgatcagtcaaggagctgaagtGAATAACGAAGACAACAATTGTTGGACTGCGTTGCACGTTGCTGCtgagaatggtcatcttgatatCATCAAATATCTTATCAGTCAAGGAGCAGATGTGAAGAAAGGAGATAAAAATGATTGGACTGCAATACAAATTGCTGCCCAGAATAGTCATCTTGATGTCATCAAATATCttatcagtcaaggagctgacgTGAATAAAGGAAATGACAAAGACGTGACTATATTACAAATTGCTGCTAAGAATGGCTATCTTGAGAtcaccaaatatctgatcagtaaTGGGGCTGAAGTGAATAAAGGATATAACGATGGTATGACTGTATTACACTTTGCCGTTctgaatggtcatcttgatgtcgtgAAATATTTGATCAGTCAAGGTGCTGAAGTGAATAAAGAAGACAATGATGGCgtgactgcattacacattaCTGCTTTCTATGGTCATTTGGatgtcatcaaatatctgatcagtcaaggggcTGAAGTGAATAAAGGAGATAACAAAtgttggactgcattacacattgctgCTCAGAATGATCATCTTGatgtcatcaaatatctgatcagtcaaggggctgaggtgaataaaggagaTAACAAAtgttggactgcattacacattgctgCTCAGAATGATCATCTTGatgtcatcaaatatctgatcagtcaaggggcTGAG gtgaataaaggagCTAACTATGGTTCGAGTGTATTACACAGTGCTGCTTACAGTGGCCATCTTGATGTCGTCAAATATCTGATTAGTGAaggggctgaggtgaataaaggaaatgaaaacGATGTGACTGCATTATACATTGCTGCtgagaatggtcatcttgacatcaccaaatatctgatcagtcaaggggctgaggtaaaaagagaaaataatggtgTGACTGCATTGCACACTGCTGCtgagaatggtcatcttgatgtcatcagatatctgatcagtcaaggggcTAGGGTGAATAAAGGAGATAGAAATGGTGTGAGTGCAATACACAGGGCTGCTAAGAATGGTCATATTGATGTTGTcgaatatctgatcagtcaggGGGCTAGGGTGAATAAAAGAGATAACAATGGCGCGACAGCATTACACACTACTGCTTTCTTTGGTCGTCTTGAtgtcataaaatatttgatCAGTCAAGGGGCTGAGGTTAAACAAGGAGATGACAATGGTttgactgcattacacattaCTGCTAGCTTCGGCCATCTTGATGTaaccaaatatctgatcagACAAGGGGCTGAAGTGAATAAAGGAGATAACAATtgttggactgcattacacaggGCTGCtaagaatggtcatcttgatgtcatcATTTTTCTAATCAGTCAAGGGGCCGAAGTGAATAGAGGAGATAGAaatggttggactgcattacacttGGCTGCTCATGATGGTCATCTTGAAGTCATTAAATACCTGATTAGTCAAGGGGCTGAGGTGAAAAAGGGAAACAACGTTGATGcgactgcattacacattgctgCTCAGAACGGTCACCTTGATGTCATCATATACCTTATCTGTCAAGGGGCTGGGGTGAATAAAAGAGATAACGATGGtaggactgcattacacattgctgctaagaatggtcatcttgaggTCATCAAATGTCTTATCAGTCAaggggctgaggtgaataaaggaaaTGACAACGATGTGACTGCAATACATGTTGCTGCTGAGAATGGTCATATTGACAtcaccaaatatctgatcagtcaaggggctgaggtgaataaaggagaTGACGATGGTTTGAATGCACTACACAGAGCTGCTTACAATGGTAATATTGATGTCAGCAAATGTTTGATTGGGCAAGGGGCTGAGGTGATAACGGAAAACAACATTGGTGCGACTGCATTGCACATTGctgctcagaatggtcatcttgacgttaccaaatatctgatcagtgaagGGGCTGATGTGAATAAAGGAGATATCAATGGTAGGACTTCATTACACTTGGCTGCTCATAATGATCATCTTGATGTCATTAAGTACCTGATTAGTCAAGGGGCTGAGGTGAAGAGAGGAAATAACAATGGTGTAACTGCATTACATATTGCTGCTTATAATGGTCGTCTTGAGGTCACCAAATATCTAATCAGTCAAGGAGCCGAAGTGAACTCGAAGAATGAAAACGGTTGGACTTCTTTAGACTTTGCTATTTccaaaaatcatattgatgtcGTTCAATTTCTTATGGCTGAAGGTGCAATTGTCCATATACTTCGTGAGCAGGGAGTCTTATACGTGGTAATTCCCTTGGTCAACACTGCAAGGCCTCTCAATGCCACTTCGAATACCGAG ATTTCAGACGAGTTATACTATGGAAACCTATCACCGGAGAAGGCTTTGGTGTTCTATCCCCCGGACAATGGAGCAGAGACAGATACGGAAGATAAATCAGGCAAACTACCTCTCCGCTATGTCGAGGATGAAGCGGTGAAAAAGATGATCTTGTCGAGGTATTTTCTTCATCAGTAA